In Wolinella succinogenes DSM 1740, a single genomic region encodes these proteins:
- a CDS encoding cation:proton antiporter: protein MENLIVFGIISVLIVISPFVSALSRIPLVVVEILLGMAAFYMGVIEHSDALKIVAKIGFLYLMFLAGMEVDLKSFLTLGKELLKKAAIYFGVLYTLTLTLVFYMELPAIYIVAFPVMSLGMIMALIQDYGKQQPWLNLALKIGIIGELISIAALVIINGAYSFGMTIDLYKTLAVLLIFLLVIIILFRFAKIIFWWFPSLKLLLVPHENSMNQDIRFSMMLFFVMIGIVLYLELDVVLGAFLAGMFLATFFQYKKELPEKLHDFGFGFLVPLFFVYVGSTLDIHLIIQNPQLLSHALFVTLSMITIRLIAASIAYGNYFKSARNTLLFALSDSMPLTFLVATATLGIQLGAITQMEYYAFVIAALMEGILFTMLIKFIYVWSEKRKIS, encoded by the coding sequence ATGGAAAATCTAATCGTTTTTGGAATCATCTCTGTCCTCATAGTCATCTCTCCCTTTGTCAGTGCTCTCTCCAGAATTCCGCTAGTGGTCGTGGAGATACTGCTTGGAATGGCGGCTTTCTACATGGGTGTCATTGAACATTCTGATGCTCTAAAGATTGTAGCGAAAATTGGTTTTTTATACCTTATGTTTTTGGCAGGAATGGAGGTGGACCTCAAAAGTTTTCTCACCCTCGGGAAGGAACTACTCAAAAAGGCCGCCATCTACTTTGGCGTGCTCTACACCCTCACCCTCACCCTCGTCTTTTACATGGAGCTTCCCGCGATCTACATTGTCGCTTTTCCCGTCATGTCGCTTGGCATGATCATGGCGCTCATCCAAGACTATGGAAAGCAACAACCTTGGCTCAATCTGGCGCTAAAAATAGGAATCATCGGAGAGCTTATCAGCATCGCTGCCCTCGTGATTATCAATGGTGCCTACTCTTTTGGCATGACCATTGACCTCTACAAGACTCTCGCCGTGCTCCTCATCTTTTTGCTTGTGATCATCATCCTCTTTCGATTCGCCAAGATCATCTTTTGGTGGTTTCCTTCGCTCAAGCTTCTTTTGGTGCCTCATGAAAATTCAATGAATCAAGACATTCGATTCAGTATGATGCTCTTTTTCGTGATGATTGGAATCGTCTTGTACTTAGAGCTTGATGTGGTGCTTGGCGCCTTTTTGGCGGGAATGTTCTTGGCGACCTTTTTTCAATACAAAAAAGAGCTTCCTGAGAAGCTTCACGATTTTGGATTTGGCTTTCTTGTCCCCCTCTTTTTCGTCTATGTCGGCTCCACGCTTGACATTCATCTTATCATCCAAAACCCTCAGCTCCTAAGCCACGCGCTCTTTGTGACGCTCTCCATGATCACGATTCGACTCATCGCCGCCTCCATCGCTTATGGAAATTACTTTAAAAGCGCGCGAAACACCCTGCTCTTTGCCCTAAGCGACTCCATGCCACTCACCTTCCTTGTCGCCACTGCCACGCTTGGAATCCAGCTAGGAGCCATCACTCAAATGGAGTATTACGCCTTTGTGATCGCCGCTCTCATGGAGGGAATCCTCTTCACGATGCTGATCAAATTCATCTATGTTTGGAGCGAAAAGCGCAAAATCAGCTAG
- a CDS encoding c-type cytochrome — MRLAWWWLFPVMLSAESSFITPFEYGKMLYENPRGIGCVHCHGKEGEGSIIAQYQHKGKLKPLIAPPINELSYERFSQATLKENKVMPKYHLEDSELQAIYRYLQEMKRYKSTPPLPKKQK, encoded by the coding sequence ATGAGGCTTGCGTGGTGGTGGCTCTTTCCTGTGATGTTGAGTGCGGAGAGCAGTTTTATCACACCCTTTGAATATGGCAAGATGCTCTATGAAAACCCTAGGGGAATTGGCTGTGTTCATTGTCACGGCAAAGAGGGCGAGGGCTCCATCATCGCCCAATACCAGCATAAAGGCAAGCTCAAACCGCTCATCGCTCCCCCTATTAATGAGCTCTCCTATGAGCGATTCTCCCAAGCGACCCTCAAAGAGAACAAGGTGATGCCAAAGTATCATCTCGAAGATTCGGAACTGCAGGCGATCTATCGCTATTTGCAAGAGATGAAGCGCTACAAAAGCACCCCTCCTCTCCCCAAAAAGCAGAAATAG
- the folD gene encoding bifunctional methylenetetrahydrofolate dehydrogenase/methenyltetrahydrofolate cyclohydrolase FolD: MQLLDGKALSLEIEAKVKEEVMILTSSRGVTPGLAVILVGSDPASQAYVNMKAKACKRAGIYSITHEMPESTTESQLLNAISILNNDPNIDGILVQLPLPKHINTAKVLEAIAPHKDVDGFHPQNVGRLTSNLGGFAPATPMGVMRLLQKYGIDPQGKNAVIVGASNIVGKPMASLLLNANATTTLCHIYTKDLASHTQNADILCVGVGKPNLITESMVKKGAVVIDIGINRLEDGSLVGDVDFASVAPKCSYITPVPGGVGPMTIASLLENTLKAAKTRQETPQS; the protein is encoded by the coding sequence ATGCAACTGCTCGATGGCAAAGCCCTCTCTTTGGAGATTGAAGCCAAAGTCAAAGAAGAGGTCATGATTCTCACCTCCTCTAGAGGAGTTACTCCGGGATTGGCGGTGATCCTAGTCGGCAGCGATCCGGCCAGCCAAGCCTATGTGAACATGAAAGCCAAAGCCTGCAAACGCGCAGGAATCTACTCCATCACACACGAGATGCCAGAGAGCACCACCGAATCACAGCTCCTCAATGCCATTTCGATTCTCAACAATGACCCCAATATTGATGGAATCTTAGTCCAGCTCCCCCTACCCAAACACATCAACACCGCCAAAGTGCTTGAGGCGATCGCCCCCCACAAAGATGTCGATGGATTCCATCCCCAAAATGTGGGCAGGCTCACCTCCAATCTTGGCGGATTCGCCCCTGCTACCCCCATGGGAGTGATGCGACTGCTCCAAAAATATGGGATTGACCCCCAAGGTAAAAACGCTGTGATCGTGGGCGCAAGCAATATCGTGGGCAAACCCATGGCCTCACTCCTGCTCAACGCCAACGCCACCACCACCCTCTGCCACATCTACACCAAAGACCTCGCCTCTCACACCCAAAACGCCGATATCCTCTGCGTGGGCGTGGGCAAACCCAACCTCATCACCGAATCGATGGTGAAAAAGGGGGCGGTGGTGATCGATATTGGTATCAATCGTCTTGAGGATGGCTCCCTCGTGGGTGATGTGGATTTTGCCTCCGTCGCGCCTAAATGCTCCTACATCACCCCCGTTCCCGGAGGCGTGGGCCCCATGACCATCGCTTCTCTTTTAGAAAATACGCTCAAAGCCGCCAAAACTCGACAGGAAACACCCCAATCATGA
- the lepB gene encoding signal peptidase I encodes MKWFKKLYDFANSWTGTLIIVLGIIFFVAQAFVIPSGSMIGTMLIGDNLFVKKFAYGTPTPRLPWLEWKVLPDFNDNGHLIEGDRPKRGDIVIFRFPLQDTIHYVKRCVAKEGDEVIYAEEGFYFRPIEGDAYIHERYKGVKTRHFFGKLFVYDPYLSEHSGVHYEKKTMNAFAQMLHYASANQLFMSAHRSAEGEIFFYHKVEKDHFFMMGDNRDNSNDSRFWGSVPYKNVVGKPWFVYFSWDEDYKIRWNRIGKSIETLEDELRDAKAKEAL; translated from the coding sequence ATGAAATGGTTCAAAAAACTCTACGACTTTGCCAACAGCTGGACGGGAACCCTTATTATCGTCCTTGGAATCATCTTCTTTGTCGCCCAAGCCTTTGTGATTCCAAGCGGAAGCATGATTGGCACCATGCTCATCGGGGACAATCTCTTTGTGAAAAAATTCGCCTATGGCACCCCCACCCCAAGACTCCCTTGGCTAGAGTGGAAGGTGCTTCCCGATTTTAACGACAACGGCCACCTCATCGAGGGCGATCGACCCAAAAGAGGCGATATTGTCATCTTTCGATTCCCCTTGCAAGACACGATTCACTATGTGAAGCGCTGCGTAGCCAAAGAGGGAGATGAGGTGATCTACGCCGAGGAAGGGTTCTATTTTCGCCCCATCGAGGGAGACGCCTATATCCATGAGCGCTACAAAGGAGTCAAAACGCGCCATTTCTTTGGGAAGCTCTTCGTCTATGATCCCTATTTGAGCGAACATTCGGGCGTCCACTATGAGAAAAAAACAATGAACGCCTTCGCCCAAATGCTCCACTACGCTAGCGCCAATCAACTCTTCATGAGCGCCCACAGAAGCGCAGAAGGAGAGATATTTTTCTATCACAAAGTCGAAAAAGATCACTTCTTTATGATGGGAGACAATCGAGACAACTCCAACGATTCCCGATTCTGGGGAAGCGTGCCCTATAAAAATGTCGTCGGCAAGCCTTGGTTTGTCTATTTTAGCTGGGATGAAGATTACAAAATCCGCTGGAATCGAATCGGCAAAAGCATCGAAACTTTAGAAGACGAGCTACGAGACGCTAAAGCCAAGGAGGCCTTGTGA
- a CDS encoding site-2 protease family protein — translation MIEIKGIDPLYQIITLILALLVAIIGHEIMHGYVAYRYGDFTAKNAGRLSINPLVHIDPIGSILVPGLLYISGAPFLFGWAKPVPVDSYVVLKNGGYNAGIAVSLAGIAYNFALAILSVLLLGIVNTEEFFGAIVALFLLQLTLYNVVLGVFNLWPIPPLDGSRALAYGCLKYRFMSLPRLFGQLEPYGMIILVAILATPLSQWFFYPVRLIYGFLL, via the coding sequence GTGATAGAGATCAAAGGAATCGACCCCCTCTATCAGATCATCACCCTCATCCTCGCCCTCTTGGTAGCGATTATTGGGCATGAGATCATGCACGGCTATGTCGCCTATCGCTATGGGGATTTCACCGCCAAAAATGCAGGTCGATTGAGCATCAATCCCTTGGTTCACATTGATCCCATTGGCTCGATTTTGGTGCCCGGACTCCTCTATATATCAGGCGCTCCTTTTCTCTTTGGCTGGGCCAAGCCTGTGCCTGTGGACTCTTATGTGGTGCTCAAAAATGGAGGATACAACGCAGGAATCGCCGTCTCTCTTGCAGGCATAGCCTATAACTTTGCCCTAGCGATTCTCTCGGTCTTGCTTCTTGGGATCGTCAATACCGAAGAGTTCTTTGGCGCGATCGTTGCCCTCTTTTTGCTCCAGCTCACCCTCTATAATGTTGTCTTGGGAGTCTTCAACCTTTGGCCTATCCCTCCGCTTGATGGCTCTAGAGCCCTTGCTTACGGATGTCTCAAGTATCGCTTCATGAGCCTTCCCCGCCTTTTTGGCCAGCTAGAACCCTATGGGATGATCATCCTAGTGGCCATTTTGGCCACCCCGCTCTCCCAATGGTTCTTCTACCCCGTGAGGCTAATTTATGGTTTTTTGCTATAA
- the rpiB gene encoding ribose 5-phosphate isomerase B translates to MTYFIATDHAGFSIKDHVKEFIRQKGHEVIDLGPASADRVDYPDYAHELCQKVLENRESAGILICGTGIGMSITANRHKGIRAALCHDAYTATLTRMHNDANVLCMGERVVGLGVVDSILEAFLSTPFEGGRHACRIGKIEQE, encoded by the coding sequence TTGACCTACTTCATCGCCACTGATCACGCTGGATTCTCCATTAAAGATCATGTCAAAGAGTTCATCCGCCAAAAAGGCCACGAGGTGATCGACCTAGGACCTGCGAGCGCCGATAGAGTTGACTATCCTGACTACGCCCACGAGCTCTGCCAAAAGGTTTTAGAGAACAGAGAGAGCGCAGGGATCTTAATCTGTGGGACAGGGATTGGCATGAGTATCACCGCCAACCGCCACAAAGGAATCCGTGCCGCCTTGTGTCATGATGCCTACACCGCCACCCTCACCCGAATGCACAATGACGCCAATGTCCTCTGCATGGGAGAGCGTGTGGTCGGGCTGGGCGTGGTCGATTCGATTCTAGAGGCTTTTCTTAGCACCCCGTTTGAGGGGGGTCGTCACGCCTGCCGCATCGGCAAAATCGAACAAGAGTAG
- a CDS encoding adenine phosphoribosyltransferase: MSVLDENQKQFLLDSIRNIPDFPKPGIQFKDITTLLNDPKAFGFLIDFLTDRYARFELDYVAGIESRGFIFGAALAAKLEVGFVPIRKKGKLPSTTIAEKYSLEYGFDEVEIHIDAFREKEGSRVLLIDDLIATGGTAEAAVKLIQSAKGHCVEACFLLNLEELGGAKKVSNLAPLYTLLDI, translated from the coding sequence ATGTCCGTCCTCGATGAGAATCAAAAGCAGTTTTTGCTTGACTCTATCCGTAACATTCCTGACTTTCCCAAGCCCGGAATCCAATTCAAAGATATCACCACCCTCCTCAATGATCCCAAGGCGTTTGGCTTTTTGATCGATTTTTTAACCGATCGTTACGCCCGTTTTGAGCTTGATTACGTCGCGGGTATCGAATCGCGCGGGTTCATCTTTGGCGCCGCTCTTGCCGCCAAGCTCGAAGTCGGCTTCGTCCCTATTCGGAAAAAAGGGAAGCTCCCCTCCACCACTATCGCCGAGAAATACTCGCTGGAGTACGGCTTTGATGAGGTGGAGATTCATATCGATGCTTTTAGAGAAAAAGAGGGAAGCCGAGTCCTCCTCATCGATGATCTCATCGCTACAGGCGGGACGGCTGAGGCGGCAGTGAAGCTGATCCAATCCGCCAAAGGTCACTGTGTGGAGGCTTGCTTCCTCCTGAATTTAGAAGAGCTGGGAGGGGCCAAAAAGGTCTCCAATCTCGCTCCACTCTACACTCTATTGGATATTTGA
- the trpB gene encoding tryptophan synthase subunit beta, whose amino-acid sequence MFMPTPSQFDPDERGHFGKFGGRFVPETLMPALLELESAYNELRFDREFWSEVDYYLKEYVGRPSPLYYAERLSDELGAKIYLKREDLNHTGAHKINNTVIQGLLAKRLGKKKIIAETGAGQHGVATATIAALLGLECEVFMGSKDTARQELNVFRMKLLSSKVQSVESGSKTLKDAMNEAIRHWVTHARDTFYIIGTVAGPHPYPMMVRDFQSVISFEAKKQILEKEERLPDYVIACIGGGSNAAGMFARFLDEESVRCIGIEAGGLGIESHHHGASLAKGSPGILHGQMSYLLQDSEGQIEEAYSISAGLDYPGIGPEHAYLFESGAAEYDHVTDAEALEAFVWLSQKEGIIPAFESAHAIAYLKKARERFKDKVVIVSLSGRGDKDMIQAKNLLNFH is encoded by the coding sequence ATGTTTATGCCCACCCCTAGTCAATTTGACCCCGATGAGAGAGGCCATTTTGGAAAATTTGGCGGGAGATTTGTCCCTGAGACACTGATGCCTGCGCTCTTAGAGCTAGAGAGTGCCTACAATGAATTACGCTTTGATCGAGAGTTTTGGAGCGAGGTGGACTACTACCTCAAAGAGTATGTGGGTCGCCCCAGCCCCCTCTATTATGCGGAGCGTTTGAGCGATGAGTTAGGAGCCAAAATCTACCTCAAGCGCGAAGACCTCAACCACACGGGCGCTCACAAAATCAATAACACTGTCATCCAAGGACTACTCGCCAAACGCCTTGGCAAGAAGAAGATCATCGCCGAGACAGGCGCAGGGCAACATGGAGTCGCGACCGCGACCATCGCCGCGCTTTTGGGTCTAGAGTGCGAGGTCTTTATGGGCTCCAAAGACACCGCCAGGCAAGAGCTTAATGTCTTTCGCATGAAGCTCCTTAGCTCCAAAGTGCAAAGCGTGGAATCGGGCTCAAAGACACTCAAAGATGCGATGAATGAAGCCATCAGACATTGGGTCACTCACGCGCGAGACACCTTCTATATCATTGGCACCGTGGCAGGCCCCCATCCCTATCCCATGATGGTGAGGGATTTTCAGAGTGTCATCAGCTTTGAAGCTAAAAAGCAGATTTTAGAGAAAGAGGAGCGACTGCCCGATTATGTCATCGCTTGCATCGGCGGAGGGAGTAATGCCGCAGGGATGTTTGCTCGATTTCTTGATGAGGAGAGCGTGAGATGCATCGGCATTGAAGCAGGGGGGCTTGGCATAGAGAGTCATCACCATGGCGCCAGTCTCGCCAAGGGATCACCTGGGATTCTTCATGGACAGATGAGCTACCTCCTTCAAGATAGCGAGGGGCAGATCGAGGAGGCCTATTCTATCTCGGCAGGACTTGATTATCCAGGGATTGGCCCTGAACATGCCTACCTCTTTGAAAGTGGCGCGGCGGAGTATGATCATGTGACCGATGCGGAGGCTTTGGAGGCGTTTGTGTGGCTAAGCCAAAAAGAGGGAATCATCCCTGCTTTTGAGAGTGCTCACGCCATCGCCTACCTCAAAAAAGCGCGCGAGCGCTTCAAAGATAAAGTGGTGATTGTCTCGCTTTCAGGTCGAGGGGACAAGGATATGATTCAAGCAAAGAATCTTCTCAACTTCCACTAA
- a CDS encoding DedA family protein: MEELFLGWLRDYGYTILFIWSMMEGEMGLIMAGIMSHTGHMQILIAIVVAGLGGFVGDQIYFYIGRYNKQFIYRRLKTQRRKFALAHLLLQKYGWPIIFIQRYLYGMRTVIPMSIGVTRYSAKMFALINFCSAIVWAAFTISLAYILGEELLAIVHWIKDHFYLAIPLALLLGGGIAWYFHYQTRK, translated from the coding sequence GTGGAAGAGCTATTTCTTGGCTGGTTGAGAGATTACGGTTACACGATTCTCTTTATCTGGAGCATGATGGAAGGCGAGATGGGGCTCATCATGGCAGGCATCATGAGCCACACAGGCCATATGCAGATTCTCATCGCCATTGTCGTGGCAGGGCTTGGAGGCTTTGTCGGCGATCAGATCTATTTTTATATTGGGCGCTACAACAAACAGTTCATCTACAGGCGGCTCAAGACCCAGCGCCGCAAGTTCGCCCTCGCCCATCTTCTGCTCCAAAAATATGGCTGGCCTATCATCTTCATCCAGCGTTACCTCTATGGAATGCGCACGGTGATTCCCATGTCCATTGGCGTGACCCGTTATAGCGCGAAGATGTTCGCTCTCATCAATTTCTGTAGCGCCATTGTTTGGGCTGCATTCACCATATCGCTCGCCTATATTTTGGGCGAGGAGCTCCTCGCTATTGTTCACTGGATCAAAGATCACTTTTATCTCGCCATCCCCCTAGCGCTTCTTTTAGGCGGGGGAATTGCTTGGTATTTTCACTATCAGACCCGTAAATAA
- a CDS encoding leucyl aminopeptidase, with protein MEILCHSAPLHEIKAEASLIFVINKEFSHEWIADSELFGSVGFEGKEGQTLFIPQSKTLYYALDSLTPDSIRESSAKALRALKKYPFSSFKVGIYTQESLECLEAMAAGFLLGDYNFETYKSQKSESKLTQILISLQTHLGRQIDSKSFETILARQSAIARAVNLARELVNTPPEDATPQKIAQAAQKVAQEHQLECRIEDEKFLEKEQMGAFLAVSRASIHRPRLIHLTHQSPKPKLKVALVGKGLTYDSGGLSLKPADFMVTMKADKGGGCAVIAILQAAKELGLELELHGIVGATENMIGGNAYKPDDVLRAKNGKTIEIRNTDAEGRLVLADCLVYAQELKPDYIIDLATLTGACVVGLGEYTSGVLGHSQELKHRFIECATQSGELTADLPFNRHLKKLIESKVADVCNVSSTRYGGSITAGLFLSEFIEESYKEKWLHLDIAGPAYVEKEWDVNPHGASGAGVRMVLQFLEQLTKES; from the coding sequence ATGGAAATTTTATGTCACTCGGCTCCTTTGCATGAAATCAAAGCCGAAGCTTCACTTATTTTTGTCATCAATAAAGAGTTTTCTCACGAATGGATTGCCGATTCTGAGCTGTTTGGGAGTGTCGGCTTTGAAGGCAAAGAGGGGCAGACGCTCTTTATTCCTCAGAGCAAAACCCTCTATTATGCCCTCGATTCCCTCACGCCTGATTCCATCCGCGAATCAAGCGCCAAAGCCCTAAGGGCTCTCAAAAAATACCCCTTCTCCTCCTTCAAAGTCGGAATCTACACTCAAGAGTCACTAGAGTGCCTAGAGGCGATGGCGGCGGGATTTTTACTCGGAGATTACAACTTTGAGACCTATAAATCTCAAAAAAGTGAAAGCAAACTCACCCAAATCCTCATCTCACTCCAAACCCATCTAGGTCGCCAGATCGATTCTAAGAGCTTTGAGACGATTTTGGCTCGCCAGAGTGCGATCGCTAGAGCAGTCAATCTCGCTAGAGAGCTAGTCAACACTCCACCTGAGGATGCGACCCCTCAAAAGATTGCTCAAGCCGCCCAAAAGGTCGCTCAAGAGCATCAGCTAGAGTGTCGAATCGAAGATGAGAAGTTTTTGGAAAAGGAGCAGATGGGCGCTTTCCTCGCGGTCTCTAGAGCGAGCATCCACCGCCCTAGACTTATCCATCTCACCCACCAAAGTCCAAAGCCCAAGCTCAAAGTCGCTCTCGTTGGCAAGGGTCTCACCTATGATAGTGGCGGTCTGAGCCTCAAGCCTGCGGATTTCATGGTGACCATGAAAGCTGACAAAGGCGGAGGTTGCGCCGTCATCGCCATTCTCCAAGCCGCCAAAGAGCTAGGATTGGAGCTGGAGCTTCATGGAATCGTAGGAGCCACGGAGAATATGATCGGAGGCAACGCCTACAAGCCCGATGATGTTTTGCGTGCCAAAAATGGCAAAACCATCGAGATCCGCAATACAGACGCCGAGGGGCGATTGGTATTGGCTGACTGCCTCGTCTATGCCCAAGAGCTCAAACCTGACTACATCATCGACCTCGCCACCCTCACGGGGGCTTGCGTAGTGGGGCTTGGTGAATACACCTCAGGCGTGCTAGGACACAGTCAAGAGCTCAAGCACCGCTTCATCGAGTGCGCCACCCAAAGCGGTGAGCTGACCGCTGACCTCCCCTTCAATCGCCATCTCAAAAAACTCATCGAATCCAAAGTCGCGGATGTCTGCAATGTGAGCTCCACACGCTATGGTGGCTCCATCACTGCGGGACTCTTCCTCTCTGAATTCATCGAAGAATCTTACAAAGAGAAGTGGCTCCACCTCGATATCGCTGGGCCTGCCTATGTGGAAAAAGAGTGGGATGTCAACCCTCATGGCGCAAGTGGCGCGGGTGTGCGCATGGTCT